The following proteins are co-located in the Chloroflexota bacterium genome:
- a CDS encoding phosphotransferase: protein MKAPSLVEMARDFLLRHWAELEMAGPCPPEVLGSLRTSGPGDAVVVFLTDPRGRLMAVAKVAVMPPAAARLRRGFRALSLIRPRLEGNPILASIPRPLALLEAGMETIVVEAPVEGIPLLHRLPEEIGNGSIPRASRYLELAFQWLVDFHQAMARGGGTPPQHGDFCLQNLLWRGKGGVGVVDWEHFGEEYPPMFDIFSLLVSFGELQRRKGKNFLLACFAPGWFSQTTAELVARYASLLGLGWEEMEEAFRQHLEKMGQRMEELYGRHHPYARPYLEALSCWEQHRPALFPHGGETHAD from the coding sequence GTGAAGGCTCCCTCCTTGGTGGAAATGGCCCGGGACTTTCTTCTCCGTCATTGGGCAGAGTTGGAGATGGCAGGGCCTTGCCCCCCGGAGGTTCTGGGCTCCCTCAGAACAAGCGGGCCTGGGGATGCCGTCGTAGTCTTCCTGACTGACCCCCGAGGGAGGCTGATGGCGGTGGCCAAGGTTGCCGTGATGCCTCCTGCGGCTGCTCGCCTCCGCCGGGGATTTCGGGCCCTGAGCCTAATTCGCCCGAGGCTGGAAGGGAACCCCATCCTAGCCTCCATACCCCGGCCCTTGGCCCTGCTGGAAGCGGGAATGGAGACCATAGTGGTGGAAGCTCCGGTAGAGGGGATCCCCTTGCTGCACCGCCTGCCGGAAGAGATAGGGAATGGCAGTATTCCCCGGGCCAGCCGCTATCTGGAGCTGGCCTTCCAGTGGCTGGTGGACTTCCACCAGGCCATGGCCCGGGGAGGGGGTACACCCCCCCAGCACGGCGACTTTTGCCTGCAGAACCTCCTCTGGCGGGGAAAGGGAGGGGTGGGGGTGGTGGATTGGGAACACTTCGGGGAGGAATACCCTCCCATGTTTGACATCTTTTCCCTTCTTGTCTCATTTGGTGAATTGCAGCGGAGGAAAGGGAAGAACTTCCTGTTGGCCTGTTTTGCGCCTGGCTGGTTCAGCCAGACAACGGCCGAGCTGGTGGCAAGGTATGCCTCTCTCCTGGGCCTGGGCTGGGAAGAGATGGAGGAGGCCTTCCGCCAACACCTGGAGAAAATGGGGCAGAGAATGGAGGAGCTTTACGGGCGACACCACCCCTATGCCCGTCCCTATCTGGAGGCGCTGA
- a CDS encoding class I SAM-dependent methyltransferase encodes MEGKDGVSCPGCGGAWPVREGIVCFAEDYPYWGEFPREQLLQLTEKAKEMGWKEALAAALMDRDPATYVSLASSGRAGWLPLLPLSSEGVVLDVGAGLGAVAQVLAHHYGMVCCLEPIAERLRFLQFRMQQEGLKNVKLVQAALPNLPFPDAAFDAVVMIGVLEWVGEWMRGVNPRQAQLAMLKSMRSKLKPGGVLLVGIENRFGYTNFRGRRDHSGLPYTSLMPRWLASLVVKLSRSDYRTPGKARDSYRTYTYGLGGYRKLLQEAGFPEVTFYWPLRGYISPGMILPLHKRALLKEPAGDLWRHKRSLKGRVAGRLARFAAGLGLMPLLAPDYLILARREG; translated from the coding sequence GTGGAGGGCAAAGATGGGGTAAGCTGTCCCGGGTGCGGGGGAGCCTGGCCGGTAAGGGAAGGGATTGTGTGCTTTGCGGAAGACTATCCCTACTGGGGGGAGTTCCCCCGGGAGCAGTTGCTCCAGCTAACAGAGAAGGCAAAAGAAATGGGCTGGAAGGAGGCTCTTGCCGCCGCGCTGATGGACCGGGATCCGGCGACCTACGTCTCCCTCGCCTCCAGTGGCCGCGCTGGCTGGCTTCCTCTTCTTCCTCTCTCCTCTGAGGGGGTGGTGCTGGATGTGGGGGCGGGGCTGGGGGCGGTGGCCCAAGTGCTGGCCCACCATTATGGGATGGTCTGCTGTCTTGAGCCCATAGCGGAGAGGCTTCGGTTCCTGCAGTTCCGGATGCAGCAGGAGGGGCTGAAGAACGTGAAGCTGGTCCAGGCTGCGCTACCGAACCTGCCTTTCCCTGACGCAGCCTTTGACGCTGTGGTGATGATAGGTGTGCTGGAATGGGTGGGGGAATGGATGAGGGGAGTCAACCCGCGCCAGGCCCAGCTTGCCATGCTGAAAAGCATGAGGAGCAAGCTGAAGCCAGGCGGAGTCCTCCTTGTCGGAATAGAGAACAGGTTCGGCTACACCAACTTCCGAGGAAGGCGCGACCATTCTGGCCTGCCCTACACTTCCCTCATGCCCCGCTGGCTGGCTTCCCTGGTGGTGAAGCTGAGCCGGAGTGACTACCGGACACCGGGCAAGGCAAGGGATAGCTACAGAACCTATACCTATGGGCTTGGCGGCTATCGCAAGTTGTTACAGGAGGCCGGTTTCCCGGAGGTTACCTTCTACTGGCCTCTGCGGGGATACATATCCCCGGGGATGATCTTGCCCCTCCACAAGAGGGCCCTGTTGAAGGAGCCTGCGGGGGACCTGTGGCGCCATAAGCGCTCTCTGAAAGGGAGGGTAGCAGGAAGGCTGGCCCGTTTTGCTGCCGGCCTGGGGCTGATGCCTCTGCTGGCCCCCGATTATCTCATCCTGGCCAGGAGGGAGGGGTAG
- a CDS encoding ABC transporter permease, giving the protein MSVALAFLKRDFSLNVSYRVSFVLQFLGIFFGVATFYFVARVFGQAVSPQLQAYGGDYFSFVLVGLAFSGFTGLALRGFAGAIREGQSMGTLELMLLSPTRLGSILLSSSLWDYLMNCFTVIIYLLFGALVFGADLSQANVLSALLVLVLSILAFSGIGIISAAFVLVLKKGDPIAWVFGSVQSLLAGVMYPVSVLPDILQKFSALLPLTYSLEAMRLAVLKGYSILQLLPELLALIAFAVVLLPLSLWIFRRAVRQAKKEGSLAQY; this is encoded by the coding sequence ATGAGTGTGGCCCTGGCCTTCCTGAAGCGTGACTTCTCCCTGAACGTAAGCTACCGGGTGTCCTTCGTTCTTCAGTTTTTGGGGATCTTCTTTGGGGTGGCCACCTTCTATTTCGTGGCCCGGGTCTTCGGCCAGGCGGTATCGCCTCAGCTTCAGGCCTATGGCGGGGACTACTTCTCTTTTGTCCTTGTCGGCCTGGCCTTCTCAGGATTTACTGGGCTGGCCCTGCGCGGCTTTGCTGGAGCCATTCGGGAGGGGCAGAGCATGGGCACCCTGGAGTTGATGCTCCTCAGCCCCACCCGCCTGGGCTCCATCCTCCTCTCCTCCAGCCTTTGGGACTATCTGATGAACTGTTTCACCGTAATCATATACTTGCTCTTCGGGGCCCTGGTCTTCGGGGCTGACCTGAGCCAGGCCAATGTCCTCAGCGCCCTCCTGGTCCTGGTCCTCTCCATCCTCGCTTTCAGCGGAATTGGCATCATCTCAGCAGCTTTCGTCCTGGTGTTGAAGAAGGGAGACCCGATAGCCTGGGTCTTTGGCAGTGTCCAGTCGTTGCTGGCCGGAGTCATGTACCCGGTAAGTGTCCTGCCGGACATCCTGCAGAAGTTTTCCGCTCTGTTGCCCCTGACCTATTCCCTGGAGGCCATGAGGTTGGCTGTGCTCAAGGGTTACTCCATTCTCCAGCTGTTGCCAGAATTACTGGCCCTGATAGCTTTCGCGGTGGTGCTGCTGCCGCTTTCCCTTTGGATCTTCCGCCGGGCAGTGAGGCAGGCCAAGAAGGAGGGGAGCCTTGCTCAGTACTAG
- a CDS encoding ABC transporter ATP-binding protein: MTLAIRTSALTKRFPREKGYKALFQGLVGRQEQVTAVAGVDLEVREGELFGLLGPNGAGKTTLMKLLCTLILPTLGKATVFGHDVVRDEQKVKEMVGLVSAEERSFFWRLTGRENLEFFGALYRLPGASLRENIDELLDMVSLRDQADVRFQNYSTGMRQKLAIARGLLGQPRLLFVDEPTRSLDPLSARAVRRFLRDKVVCSGRTMVLATHHLGEAEQLCDRLAIMHRGRILACGTIPELRGLFQKQETCLLTVEKLNNGALDGLEAIPGVFRWRTLAQDDGLWHLELKLSDRQLALPEVLRFLVYRGANVTSCTLQEPPLEEIFMSAVAGEGAEG; this comes from the coding sequence GTGACTCTGGCCATCAGGACCTCCGCCCTGACCAAGCGCTTCCCCAGGGAAAAGGGCTACAAGGCCCTGTTCCAGGGCCTCGTGGGCCGCCAGGAGCAGGTCACAGCTGTGGCCGGGGTGGACCTAGAGGTGAGAGAGGGGGAGCTCTTCGGCCTCCTGGGGCCCAATGGGGCGGGCAAGACCACCCTGATGAAGCTCCTTTGCACTCTGATCCTGCCCACCTTGGGGAAGGCGACCGTCTTCGGGCACGACGTGGTCCGGGACGAGCAGAAGGTCAAGGAGATGGTGGGCCTGGTCAGCGCCGAGGAGCGGAGCTTCTTCTGGAGACTCACCGGCCGGGAGAACCTGGAGTTCTTTGGTGCCCTCTATCGCCTCCCCGGGGCAAGTCTGCGGGAGAATATTGACGAACTCCTGGACATGGTGAGCCTCCGGGACCAGGCGGATGTGCGTTTTCAAAATTATTCCACGGGGATGAGGCAAAAGCTCGCCATCGCCCGGGGCCTCCTTGGGCAGCCCCGACTGCTCTTTGTGGACGAGCCCACCCGGAGCCTCGACCCGCTCAGCGCCCGGGCAGTGCGCCGGTTCCTCCGGGATAAGGTGGTGTGCTCGGGGAGAACGATGGTCCTGGCCACTCACCACCTGGGGGAGGCCGAGCAGCTCTGCGACCGCCTGGCCATTATGCACCGGGGCCGGATCCTGGCTTGCGGCACCATCCCGGAGCTGAGGGGGCTATTCCAGAAGCAGGAGACATGCCTGCTTACAGTGGAGAAGCTGAACAACGGGGCCCTGGACGGGCTGGAGGCTATCCCTGGCGTCTTCCGATGGCGGACCCTCGCCCAGGACGACGGGCTGTGGCACCTGGAGCTGAAGCTCTCGGACCGTCAGCTAGCCTTGCCCGAGGTCCTGAGGTTCCTGGTCTACAGGGGTGCGAACGTCACCTCCTGCACCCTCCAGGAGCCCCCATTGGAGGAGATTTTCATGTCGGCGGTGGCGGGGGAAGGAGCCGAGGGATGA
- a CDS encoding signal peptidase I: MLSSSDFHALAQEVLGRGGSFRFQAGGSSMHPFIRGGDVLLVEPVAPARLRPGEIIFYHRGGTSHMVHRLVRRVEKDGRLMFIAQGDNVVGADAPILAEQVLGMVVEIQRDGRRMRLGTGLGRLLNLSVYRLAPWRPWHRSWVIRLGRMPWRCVQRFTWRKT; encoded by the coding sequence GTGCTGAGCTCCTCGGACTTTCACGCCCTGGCCCAAGAGGTGCTGGGGCGGGGGGGCAGTTTCCGCTTCCAGGCCGGGGGGTCGAGCATGCACCCCTTTATCCGGGGCGGGGATGTCCTCCTAGTGGAGCCGGTGGCCCCGGCCCGGCTCCGGCCGGGGGAGATAATCTTCTATCACCGGGGGGGCACCTCCCACATGGTTCACCGCCTCGTCCGGAGGGTGGAGAAGGATGGCCGACTCATGTTCATCGCCCAGGGGGACAACGTGGTTGGTGCAGATGCCCCTATCCTGGCGGAGCAGGTGCTGGGGATGGTGGTGGAGATACAAAGGGACGGCCGCCGCATGAGGCTGGGCACGGGGCTGGGTCGCCTCCTGAACCTCTCGGTCTACCGGCTCGCTCCCTGGCGCCCCTGGCACCGCTCCTGGGTGATACGTCTTGGCCGCATGCCCTGGCGGTGTGTGCAGAGATTCACCTGGAGGAAAACGTGA
- a CDS encoding radical SAM protein, with protein MSGLRIPLQGTLEITPRCNNRCVHCYVTHCPVEPDREELSYEEYCHLLDQLAEAGCLWLLITGGEPMVRRDFLDIYAYAKKKGFLITLFTNGTLVTPEIANFLHHWRPQAVEITLYGATRETYERVTGVPGSFDRAIRGIELLAERGISLVIKAMALTLNRHEIGDIQKYAQKLGAQFRYDPIVWPRLDGMKDPYRVRLEPQEVIQLELEDEDRPRAWREFAENFLHPIESKFLYWCGSGVHSFFVDAFGRLSLCIEARNPHYDLRKGTFAEAWEKFLPAVKNTRCTKDFACLHCDLVNLCGRCPPFSEQENGDPESVVPFLCRLAHLRVETYGLRDLQNHGAPQTSLSATNTVGERG; from the coding sequence GTGTCGGGTCTCAGGATCCCCCTTCAAGGAACCCTGGAGATAACCCCCCGCTGCAATAACCGGTGCGTCCACTGCTATGTCACCCACTGCCCGGTGGAGCCGGATAGGGAGGAGCTCAGCTACGAGGAGTATTGCCATCTCCTGGACCAGTTAGCCGAGGCGGGCTGCCTGTGGCTCCTCATTACCGGCGGGGAGCCCATGGTGCGCCGGGATTTCCTGGATATCTATGCCTATGCCAAGAAGAAGGGCTTTTTAATTACCCTTTTTACCAACGGAACCCTGGTCACCCCGGAGATAGCCAACTTTCTCCATCACTGGCGGCCACAGGCCGTGGAGATAACCCTATACGGGGCCACCAGGGAGACCTACGAGCGGGTCACCGGAGTCCCCGGCTCCTTCGACCGGGCTATCCGGGGGATAGAACTTCTGGCAGAGCGTGGTATCTCCCTGGTCATAAAGGCTATGGCCTTGACTTTGAACCGGCACGAGATTGGTGACATCCAGAAGTATGCTCAGAAGCTGGGCGCTCAGTTCCGCTATGACCCCATAGTATGGCCCAGGCTGGACGGGATGAAGGACCCCTACCGGGTAAGGCTGGAGCCTCAAGAGGTTATCCAGCTGGAGCTAGAGGATGAGGACCGGCCGAGGGCCTGGCGGGAGTTCGCAGAGAACTTCCTGCATCCTATTGAATCTAAGTTCCTCTACTGGTGCGGCAGCGGAGTGCATAGCTTCTTCGTAGACGCCTTCGGCCGGCTTTCGCTCTGCATCGAGGCCCGCAATCCCCATTATGACCTGCGTAAGGGCACCTTTGCCGAGGCCTGGGAGAAGTTCCTGCCGGCGGTAAAGAACACCCGGTGCACCAAGGACTTCGCCTGCCTCCACTGCGACCTGGTGAACCTCTGCGGGCGGTGCCCGCCGTTTTCCGAGCAGGAGAACGGAGACCCGGAGTCAGTGGTGCCTTTCCTCTGCCGCCTGGCCCACCTCCGGGTTGAGACCTATGGGCTGAGGGACTTACAGAATCATGGAGCCCCGCAGACGTCGCTGTCTGCTACAAATACTGTGGGTGAAAGGGGGTGA
- a CDS encoding PqqD family protein, whose product MFEIREARFSKIGKVYQKDGNMVARKIAGELILVPIRQEAGQLAYFYSLNPVAARIWALLDGKRPVADIALTIVEEFEVDLERATKDTLRFASRLEELKMVIPVEGEA is encoded by the coding sequence GTGTTCGAGATTAGAGAGGCAAGGTTTTCTAAGATAGGCAAGGTTTACCAGAAGGACGGCAACATGGTGGCCAGGAAGATCGCTGGTGAGCTCATCCTGGTGCCCATCCGCCAGGAAGCAGGCCAGTTGGCCTACTTCTATAGCCTGAACCCTGTGGCTGCGCGTATCTGGGCGCTGCTGGACGGCAAGCGCCCTGTGGCCGATATCGCCCTCACCATTGTGGAGGAATTCGAGGTAGACCTGGAGAGGGCTACCAAGGACACCCTGCGCTTCGCTAGCCGCCTGGAAGAGCTGAAAATGGTCATCCCGGTTGAAGGGGAAGCATAG
- the glmS gene encoding glutamine--fructose-6-phosphate transaminase (isomerizing) — protein MCGIVGFIGKERAAPLLLETMRLLDYRGYDSAGVATVWEGEVWHQKDVGKVEEVQARHGLDRLPGQVGIGHVRWATHGRVTQSNAHPHFDCKRELALVHNGIIDNYQELRRELEGRHTFASETDSEVLCHLIEEYLENGLPPEQAVREATRRVVGSYALAVVFSRYPSIMVGARRNSPLVVGVGEGGSWLASDLICLGGRARGFYLVEEDETVLLGNGAVRFYGPDGCGKEKEPLPLTKQWDTPNKNGYPYYTLKEIMEEPQALEMALAQDRGVLLDLALAILRARQVVIAACGTSRHAAIIGRYLFSKLAGKFCDVVMASEFQYFSDSIDKNTLVIAVSQSGETADVMEGVRQARARGAQVMSLVNVPASSLVRMSDQSMYLNCGPELGVAATKSFTNQLAIFYLLAHAMANGVQTAQDKLSLVAQEIRAMLTPGYLEKVMDLARATVDKRDFYFLGRGINFAVATEGALKLKELSYVHAEGMAAGELKHGTLALIEEGTPVIAIAPQDYTYHESLGNAMETRARGAFVIGVSDADNEIFSTWLPIPRVEDIFYPLVSVIPLQLFAYCSAVCRGLDPDRPRNLAKSVTVK, from the coding sequence ATGTGCGGAATCGTAGGCTTCATTGGTAAGGAGAGGGCGGCCCCTCTCCTCCTGGAGACCATGAGGCTCCTGGACTACCGCGGTTATGACTCGGCTGGTGTGGCCACCGTCTGGGAAGGGGAGGTATGGCACCAGAAGGATGTGGGGAAGGTGGAAGAGGTCCAGGCACGGCACGGTCTGGACCGACTGCCCGGCCAGGTTGGCATCGGGCATGTGCGCTGGGCCACCCACGGCAGGGTAACACAGTCCAACGCCCACCCCCACTTTGACTGCAAGAGGGAGCTAGCCCTGGTGCACAACGGCATCATTGACAACTACCAGGAGCTACGCCGAGAGCTGGAAGGCAGGCATACCTTCGCCTCGGAGACAGACTCAGAGGTGCTATGTCACCTCATTGAGGAATACCTCGAAAATGGCCTGCCCCCGGAGCAAGCAGTAAGGGAGGCCACCCGGCGGGTTGTTGGGTCCTATGCCCTGGCGGTGGTCTTCAGCCGCTATCCCAGCATCATGGTGGGGGCCAGGAGGAACAGCCCCCTGGTGGTGGGGGTGGGGGAGGGGGGCTCATGGCTGGCCAGCGACCTTATCTGTCTGGGCGGTCGCGCCCGGGGATTCTACCTGGTGGAAGAAGACGAAACGGTGCTTCTAGGTAATGGTGCGGTGCGCTTCTACGGCCCCGACGGGTGCGGGAAGGAAAAGGAGCCCCTACCCCTGACCAAGCAGTGGGATACTCCCAACAAGAACGGGTATCCCTACTATACACTGAAAGAGATCATGGAAGAGCCCCAGGCCCTGGAGATGGCTCTGGCCCAGGACCGGGGGGTCCTCCTGGATCTCGCCCTGGCAATCCTTCGGGCCAGGCAGGTGGTCATCGCCGCCTGCGGCACCTCCCGCCATGCGGCCATCATCGGCAGGTATCTCTTCTCCAAGCTGGCCGGGAAGTTCTGCGATGTGGTCATGGCCTCCGAGTTCCAATACTTCAGCGACTCTATTGACAAGAATACCCTGGTCATCGCCGTGTCCCAGAGCGGGGAGACGGCGGACGTCATGGAGGGGGTAAGACAGGCCCGAGCCAGGGGGGCGCAGGTCATGTCCTTGGTCAACGTTCCGGCCTCCTCCTTGGTGAGGATGAGCGACCAGTCAATGTATCTCAACTGCGGGCCCGAGCTGGGTGTCGCCGCCACCAAGAGCTTTACCAACCAGCTTGCTATCTTCTATCTCTTGGCCCATGCCATGGCCAACGGGGTGCAGACTGCCCAGGACAAGCTTTCCCTGGTCGCACAGGAGATAAGGGCTATGCTGACCCCGGGCTACCTGGAGAAGGTCATGGACCTGGCCAGGGCCACCGTGGACAAGCGGGACTTCTACTTCCTGGGCCGAGGCATCAACTTTGCTGTGGCCACAGAGGGGGCTCTGAAGCTGAAGGAGCTAAGCTATGTCCACGCGGAGGGTATGGCCGCCGGGGAGCTGAAGCACGGGACCCTGGCCCTCATTGAGGAGGGTACCCCTGTCATCGCTATTGCCCCCCAGGACTATACCTACCATGAGTCCCTGGGCAATGCCATGGAGACCAGGGCCCGGGGGGCCTTCGTCATCGGCGTCTCCGATGCCGACAACGAGATCTTCAGCACCTGGCTCCCTATCCCGCGGGTAGAGGACATCTTCTATCCCCTGGTGAGCGTCATCCCCCTTCAGCTCTTTGCCTATTGCTCGGCCGTTTGCCGGGGGCTGGACCCGGACAGGCCCAGAAATTTGGCCAAGTCGGTGACGGTGAAATGA
- a CDS encoding NTP transferase domain-containing protein: MRAVFLCGGIGRRMFPFTEDKFLFKFLGKTLLEHQIALAQEAGIKDFVLIGNPANIERIREIVGRIPRASFELAAQEKPLGMAHALASARHLLAGETLVVNSNDIVDRSAYRAILDGENSSFCSILGHRTKCYFPGGYLLLRGNGELDAIVEKPKRGEEPSDLVNVVLHRFADIGVFLEHLRGMEETPDDGYERTLTSMAQEGYRCRVVPYGGPWTAIKYPWDILRAMDYFLGRIKRHIAASARVSDKAVIDGEVFIDEGARVLEFAILRGPCYIGKNSVVGNFSLVRSTHLGDNSVTGIAAEFKHSYVGDSCWFHAANGVLDSVIGRGCAFASFGGIANMRWDEQTVKVRIGEQMVDTGTDKLGAMFGDRCKTGFHWVADPGVRIGAGSIIGSFVNVQEDVEPGRLLRADIPVRVKDNPFRYDPENREAFLESLRRSLCAES; encoded by the coding sequence ATGAGGGCGGTTTTTCTCTGCGGCGGCATCGGCAGAAGAATGTTCCCCTTCACTGAGGACAAGTTCCTCTTCAAGTTCCTCGGCAAGACCCTCCTGGAGCACCAGATTGCGCTGGCCCAGGAGGCTGGCATAAAGGACTTTGTTCTTATCGGCAACCCGGCGAACATAGAGAGGATAAGGGAAATTGTGGGGCGTATTCCCAGGGCCAGCTTTGAGCTGGCGGCACAGGAGAAGCCACTGGGCATGGCCCACGCTCTGGCCTCGGCACGTCATCTTCTGGCCGGGGAGACCCTGGTGGTCAATTCCAACGACATAGTGGACCGCTCCGCATACAGGGCCATCCTGGATGGGGAGAACTCCTCTTTTTGCAGCATCCTGGGCCACCGGACCAAGTGCTATTTCCCCGGCGGCTATCTCCTGCTGCGGGGGAACGGGGAACTCGACGCCATTGTGGAGAAGCCCAAGAGGGGGGAGGAGCCCAGCGACCTGGTGAATGTGGTCCTGCACCGCTTTGCCGACATCGGGGTCTTCCTGGAGCACCTGCGGGGTATGGAGGAGACCCCCGACGACGGGTATGAACGGACCCTCACCAGTATGGCCCAGGAGGGTTACCGTTGCCGGGTGGTCCCCTACGGCGGCCCCTGGACCGCCATCAAGTACCCATGGGATATCCTGCGGGCCATGGACTACTTCCTGGGGCGCATCAAGAGGCACATCGCCGCCAGCGCCCGGGTCTCAGATAAGGCGGTAATAGACGGGGAGGTCTTCATTGATGAAGGGGCCAGAGTCCTGGAGTTTGCCATCCTGCGAGGGCCCTGCTACATCGGTAAGAACAGCGTGGTGGGCAATTTCAGCCTGGTCCGCTCAACCCATCTGGGCGATAACAGTGTTACCGGCATTGCAGCTGAGTTCAAGCACAGCTATGTGGGTGACAGCTGCTGGTTCCATGCTGCCAACGGCGTACTTGATTCGGTTATCGGCCGGGGCTGCGCCTTCGCTAGCTTTGGGGGTATCGCCAACATGCGCTGGGATGAGCAGACGGTTAAGGTGCGGATAGGAGAGCAGATGGTGGATACGGGCACGGACAAGCTGGGGGCCATGTTCGGAGACCGCTGTAAGACGGGGTTTCACTGGGTGGCTGACCCGGGGGTGCGGATAGGGGCAGGGAGCATTATTGGCTCCTTCGTGAATGTGCAGGAAGATGTGGAGCCCGGCCGGCTCCTCCGGGCCGACATACCGGTGCGGGTGAAGGACAACCCGTTCCGCTATGACCCGGAGAACAGGGAGGCCTTCCTGGAAAGCCTGAGGCGGAGCCTATGTGCGGAATCGTAG
- a CDS encoding UDP-glucose/GDP-mannose dehydrogenase family protein, producing MSKIAVVGAGHAGLVTAACFAELGHRVSCLDVNSRKIEALQQGTIPFFEPGLEEMVRHNLATRRLSFTANYREGVGGKGSIFIAVNTPSSPGGRTDLRYLRAAAKEVARTMDEGSIVVIKSTVPVGTTERVGGLLAAERGGVVPMVFNPEFLSEGTAIEEFMKPARIIIGSGDLSAAEAIAGLHDGLASPTVICSLRTAELIKYTHNAFLATRISFINEIASICEGIGADVRVVSRALGLDSTLGQAYLKAGLGWGGSCLPKDMRSLIYMAKANKASCQVLKAVVKANYRQRAMAVEKLHSLLGSLEGRVVGLLGLAFKPNTEDVREAPSLDIIRLLEAAGSLIRAYDPKAMSACAQLYPRLNCCSDPYELAQGCDALLLITEWEEFKHLDMPRVRSLMRQPIFMDGRNLFEPEEMARWGFIYRGIGLGFPTLPVAVGVRA from the coding sequence ATGTCCAAGATTGCAGTCGTTGGTGCCGGGCATGCCGGGCTGGTGACCGCTGCTTGTTTTGCCGAGCTGGGACACCGGGTGAGCTGCCTGGACGTGAACTCGAGAAAGATAGAGGCCCTGCAACAGGGCACCATTCCCTTCTTTGAGCCGGGACTGGAGGAAATGGTACGCCACAACCTGGCCACCCGTCGCCTCTCCTTCACCGCCAACTACAGGGAGGGGGTAGGGGGCAAGGGGTCCATCTTCATTGCCGTAAACACACCCTCCTCTCCCGGGGGGAGGACTGACCTCAGGTACCTGCGCGCCGCCGCCAAGGAAGTTGCGCGCACCATGGATGAAGGGAGCATTGTCGTCATCAAGAGCACGGTGCCGGTAGGGACCACGGAAAGGGTTGGCGGGCTCCTGGCCGCGGAACGGGGTGGGGTGGTGCCGATGGTATTCAACCCGGAATTCCTCTCGGAGGGGACGGCCATAGAGGAGTTCATGAAGCCGGCCCGCATCATCATAGGCTCTGGAGACCTCTCTGCCGCCGAGGCGATAGCAGGGCTTCACGACGGGCTGGCTAGCCCCACAGTTATCTGCAGCCTGCGGACTGCTGAGCTTATCAAATACACCCACAATGCTTTCCTGGCCACCCGCATCAGCTTCATCAACGAGATTGCTTCCATCTGTGAAGGGATAGGGGCTGATGTGCGGGTGGTCTCCCGGGCCCTTGGCCTGGATAGTACCCTGGGGCAGGCCTATCTGAAGGCCGGCCTGGGCTGGGGGGGCAGCTGCCTGCCCAAGGATATGAGGAGCCTCATCTACATGGCAAAGGCCAACAAGGCCTCTTGCCAGGTGTTGAAGGCGGTGGTCAAGGCCAACTATCGCCAGCGGGCTATGGCGGTGGAGAAGCTCCATTCCCTTCTAGGCAGCCTGGAGGGTAGGGTGGTGGGCCTTCTGGGCCTCGCCTTCAAGCCCAACACCGAGGATGTACGGGAGGCTCCCTCCCTGGATATTATCCGCCTTCTGGAGGCGGCGGGGAGCCTCATCAGGGCCTATGACCCCAAGGCCATGTCCGCCTGCGCTCAGCTCTATCCCCGCCTAAACTGCTGCTCTGACCCCTATGAGCTGGCTCAGGGCTGCGATGCCCTGCTCCTTATCACCGAGTGGGAGGAGTTCAAACATCTGGACATGCCCAGGGTCCGGTCGCTAATGAGGCAACCCATCTTCATGGATGGAAGGAACCTCTTTGAACCTGAGGAGATGGCGCGGTGGGGCTTTATCTATCGGGGGATAGGGCTGGGTTTCCCCACCCTGCCTGTAGCTGTGGGGGTGAGGGCATAG